The bacterium genome includes a window with the following:
- the dnaA gene encoding chromosomal replication initiator protein DnaA has product MELEELWKSALGEIEVQLSKPNFLTWFKNSRLIDKKDGAALVGLQSNFAKDWVQDKYYKIVLGALRNIDDSTKKIDFIVHNNLEAAVKIAESKAKSSNQNNQQIFNELRIDPETNLNPKYSLNSFVVGSSNEMAYAAAQAIIKDVGRKYNPLFIHGGVGVGKTHLIQAIGNEAKSTYQNKIKVKYVPSEKFTNEVIWAMRNKRMETIKEKYRLIDILIIDDIQFIGGKTRTEEEFFHTFNALYENNKQIIISSDRPPSFIPTLEERLRSRFEGGMIIDIGQPDYELRVAVLKAKAQEKGINVSPEVLDLIANKVKKNLRELEGVLNRILFYQQTKNQDITLKIAEQIVSENVQSPIQQNLNPAQVIKVVAEFFDVPTADLIGRGRKKEIVEPRQIAMYLLRDVLDLSFPFIGEKVGKRDHTTAMYAFEKISQDVNKNQNLNHKIMMIKEKLTKG; this is encoded by the coding sequence ATGGAACTAGAAGAACTCTGGAAGTCAGCGTTAGGAGAAATAGAAGTTCAACTTTCTAAACCAAATTTTCTTACCTGGTTTAAAAATAGCCGCTTGATAGATAAAAAAGACGGAGCCGCTTTAGTTGGTCTCCAAAGTAACTTCGCCAAAGACTGGGTGCAGGATAAATATTACAAAATCGTCTTGGGAGCCTTGCGCAATATCGACGACAGCACTAAAAAAATAGATTTTATAGTCCACAACAACCTCGAGGCCGCGGTTAAGATAGCTGAGTCCAAAGCCAAGTCCTCCAACCAGAACAACCAGCAAATATTCAATGAATTAAGAATCGATCCCGAGACAAATCTTAATCCTAAGTATTCTCTAAACTCTTTCGTAGTTGGATCATCAAACGAAATGGCTTATGCGGCCGCGCAGGCGATTATTAAAGACGTGGGAAGAAAATATAATCCTTTATTTATACACGGCGGCGTTGGCGTGGGGAAAACCCATTTAATTCAAGCCATCGGCAACGAAGCAAAAAGCACCTACCAAAATAAAATAAAAGTGAAATACGTGCCGTCTGAAAAATTCACCAACGAAGTGATTTGGGCGATGCGCAACAAGCGGATGGAAACGATTAAAGAAAAATATCGGTTGATTGATATTTTAATTATCGACGACATTCAGTTTATCGGCGGCAAAACCCGGACCGAGGAGGAGTTCTTCCACACATTCAATGCTTTATATGAAAACAACAAGCAAATAATCATCTCCTCCGACCGCCCCCCAAGCTTCATTCCGACCCTAGAAGAGCGCCTACGCTCGCGTTTTGAGGGCGGAATGATTATTGATATCGGCCAACCTGATTATGAGCTTAGGGTGGCAGTTTTGAAGGCAAAAGCTCAAGAAAAAGGGATTAACGTGTCTCCGGAGGTTCTTGATTTGATCGCCAATAAGGTAAAAAAGAATCTTCGAGAGTTGGAGGGTGTATTAAATCGGATCCTTTTCTATCAACAAACAAAGAATCAGGACATCACTTTGAAAATTGCCGAGCAAATTGTGAGTGAAAACGTGCAATCTCCCATCCAACAAAATCTGAATCCTGCTCAAGTTATAAAAGTCGTCGCTGAATTCTTCGACGTGCCGACAGCCGACCTGATAGGGCGCGGCCGGAAGAAAGAAATCGTGGAACCACGGCAAATTGCAATGTACTTACTGCGTGACGTTTTAGATCTTTCGTTTCCTTTTATTGGGGAGAAGGTGGGGAAAAGAGACCATACTACAGCGATGTACGCTTTCGAGAAAATCTCACAAGATGTGAATAAAAATCAAAATTTAAACCATAAAATCATGATGATTAAAGAGAAGTTAACAAAGGGTTAA
- a CDS encoding YidC/Oxa1 family membrane protein insertase — MGNFFNIILYQPMFNALVFLYKYVAFEDLGVAIILLTVLIRGVLYPLFYHSFKNQTLMQKIQPDIQRIQHDHKNDREKQAQALMALYKQHQVNPFSGFFLILVQLPILIVLYRLFLAGLSPESFSNLYSFISAPDTIHNISLGLIDLKSRSILIVVLAAVLQYFQGKLSLPKKSGNDDSPMARMSRNMIFIGPVLSIVILSSLPSAIGLYWLTSSAFSIFQQLLINKSLRKNDGRIQNENKNNSGSARA; from the coding sequence ATGGGTAATTTCTTCAATATAATTTTATACCAGCCGATGTTTAACGCGCTGGTTTTTCTTTATAAGTATGTAGCTTTCGAAGATCTTGGAGTGGCGATTATTTTACTGACTGTTCTGATTCGTGGCGTCCTTTATCCTCTCTTCTATCATAGCTTCAAAAATCAGACGCTGATGCAGAAGATTCAGCCGGATATTCAGAGAATTCAACACGACCACAAAAATGATAGGGAAAAACAAGCGCAGGCCTTGATGGCTCTCTATAAACAGCACCAAGTTAACCCTTTTTCGGGATTTTTCCTGATATTGGTCCAGTTGCCGATATTGATAGTGCTTTATCGGCTATTTCTAGCCGGTTTGTCCCCCGAGTCCTTTTCTAACCTCTACTCATTCATTTCCGCCCCGGACACCATACATAACATCTCTTTGGGCTTGATTGATTTGAAGAGCCGAAGTATATTGATTGTAGTTTTAGCCGCCGTTTTACAGTATTTCCAAGGGAAGTTGAGCCTGCCAAAGAAGTCCGGCAACGACGACTCGCCGATGGCGAGAATGTCGCGGAATATGATTTTCATTGGGCCGGTGCTTTCGATAGTTATCTTAAGTAGTCTGCCATCGGCCATCGGCCTTTATTGGCTGACCTCTTCCGCTTTCTCTATATTTCAGCAGTTATTAATTAATAAATCTTTAAGAAAAAATGACGGAAGAATTCAAAACGAAAATAAAAACAATTCTGGATCTGCTCGGGCTTAA
- a CDS encoding R3H domain-containing nucleic acid-binding protein, whose protein sequence is MTEEFKTKIKTILDLLGLKEPSVDFNAEARKVIVFVNEGEWIKEHLPYLVADFERLANLLAKKHGIVENLFVDINNYRKERENLIVELAKAAARKVLITKAEVKLPAMNSYERRLIHMELATRPDVKSESSGEGKERFVVVRPI, encoded by the coding sequence ATGACGGAAGAATTCAAAACGAAAATAAAAACAATTCTGGATCTGCTCGGGCTTAAAGAGCCGAGCGTAGACTTCAACGCGGAGGCTCGCAAGGTTATTGTGTTTGTAAATGAGGGTGAGTGGATTAAAGAGCACCTCCCGTACTTAGTTGCCGATTTTGAGCGATTGGCTAATTTGCTCGCGAAAAAGCACGGCATTGTGGAGAACTTGTTTGTGGATATCAACAACTACCGCAAAGAGCGGGAAAACCTGATTGTGGAGTTGGCTAAGGCAGCCGCGAGGAAGGTTCTCATCACCAAGGCGGAGGTTAAGTTGCCGGCGATGAACTCTTATGAGCGCAGGCTTATCCATATGGAGCTCGCTACCCGTCCGGACGTGAAAAGCGAAAGTAGTGGCGAAGGAAAAGAGAGATTCGTGGTCGTAAGGCCGATATAA
- a CDS encoding ribonuclease P protein component, whose amino-acid sequence MIAKKFKLPIQLFPGKRGKLFKSPNFTLKVFPADLPFSRFGVTISAKTAPKAAKRNLLKRTLFNDFRIHGKDLPVADYWITILAPAVGLANGAFVEELKRLLNVASE is encoded by the coding sequence ATGATTGCTAAGAAATTCAAGCTTCCTATACAACTTTTCCCCGGTAAACGGGGAAAGTTGTTTAAAAGCCCTAATTTCACTCTTAAGGTGTTTCCCGCAGACCTGCCCTTCAGCCGGTTTGGGGTTACTATTAGCGCCAAAACCGCCCCCAAAGCGGCTAAACGCAACTTGCTCAAACGTACCCTCTTTAATGACTTTCGGATTCATGGAAAGGATTTACCCGTCGCCGATTATTGGATCACCATTCTTGCTCCAGCCGTTGGGTTGGCGAATGGCGCTTTCGTGGAAGAGCTCAAACGGCTCTTAAATGTAGCCTCAGAGTAG
- a CDS encoding pilin, protein MNKGILITFLIFIALTGVVFAEEDQPYRLIVPFDGTSNQEVANPVEYIFAFYNFALGAGGLAAVAIIVFAGLKWTTSAGNVSAQSEAKDMILNAILGIVMLLGSILILRTIDPKLTTLELETLKPVLDPAFNFSAYNEDMRKAWTAANQSKTIQNAERDRLAEECKNGCPIDKQIALYRAIVAGQKDVVTKAAIDVQAEERAVADKQKAYDKQIGSFYNPYSQGDVDAKNNLEYEKQQLAAARAKLTYEQNALSGYQAQLAALEKQKATAK, encoded by the coding sequence ATGAACAAAGGAATTTTAATTACCTTCTTGATCTTTATCGCATTAACCGGCGTTGTTTTTGCGGAAGAAGACCAACCATACCGCCTAATCGTACCTTTCGACGGCACATCCAACCAAGAGGTGGCCAATCCGGTCGAATACATATTCGCATTTTATAATTTTGCCTTAGGCGCAGGTGGGTTAGCGGCAGTGGCTATTATCGTTTTTGCCGGATTGAAATGGACTACCTCCGCAGGTAACGTCTCCGCTCAAAGCGAAGCCAAAGATATGATTTTAAATGCAATTCTTGGAATAGTGATGCTTTTGGGATCAATTTTGATATTACGGACGATCGACCCGAAGCTGACAACTTTGGAATTAGAAACGCTTAAGCCGGTTCTGGATCCTGCATTTAACTTCTCTGCTTACAACGAAGATATGCGAAAAGCTTGGACCGCGGCTAACCAAAGCAAGACCATACAAAACGCGGAGCGGGACCGGCTTGCAGAAGAATGTAAGAATGGATGCCCGATAGACAAACAAATTGCTCTCTATCGGGCGATAGTCGCCGGCCAAAAAGATGTGGTCACTAAGGCCGCCATAGACGTGCAAGCGGAGGAGCGGGCGGTAGCTGATAAACAAAAGGCCTACGACAAACAAATAGGGAGTTTTTACAACCCCTACAGTCAGGGCGATGTTGATGCCAAAAATAATTTAGAATATGAAAAACAACAACTCGCTGCGGCTCGGGCGAAATTAACATATGAACAAAACGCCCTCTCCGGTTATCAGGCCCAATTAGCTGCTCTCGAAAAACAAAAGGCAACTGCGAAATAA
- the rpmH gene encoding 50S ribosomal protein L34, with product MSRTYQPKKRKRARTHGFRKRSRTHGGRRTLQARRRKGRKRLTV from the coding sequence ATGTCGAGAACGTATCAACCCAAAAAGAGAAAGCGAGCGCGTACGCACGGTTTCCGAAAGCGGAGCCGCACTCATGGAGGCCGCCGAACTCTTCAAGCTAGACGCAGAAAGGGCCGCAAGAGGCTAACCGTTTAG
- a CDS encoding ATP-binding protein: LNIEAYLQRLQEREEKEESNELLKAQLAGYREFIHSFVSQNPIMNKTFFMVVSFDPAPVQIGGASGLIEKILSPFKKKKLDQEALQAEDIEKNFQHNLDQLNQRVERVAGGLSSIGLQTLTLDNEALIELFYNLYNPESFEKRTLEIAKTEFSGKTIADVIAPAAAEVNSNYVKIGGKFAKTLFIFTYPRFLATGWFAPIINMPDLLDISIFVHPVDTALALKNLRKKTAQIQAELQEQESKGMVRNPMLETAFQDIESLRDSLQQGQEHLFNVGVYMTLYGDTIEDLNKLESKISYQLESKLIYAKPATFQQIDGITSTFPLGTDHLLIHTPLNSGPVSSFFPFVSANLTSDEGLLYGVNRNNNTLIIFDRFSLENANLVVFAKSGAGKSYATKLEALRLLMTGTDVLIIDPENEYESMAKTVGGSFFKISLASDNHINPFDIPIVPEGENPADVLKSHIVNLAGLLKIMLGEINTEEESLLDQAISETYAAFDIVAGKDFSKATPPLLENLQTVLENMQGGRKIAERLYRFTKGSYAGFTNHATNIDIRNRLIVFSIRDLEDELRPIAIYIILNFIWNLIRAELKKRVMIIDEAWWMMKYKDGASFLFGLVKRARKYFLGITTITQDVEDFVNSPYGRPIVTNSSLQLLLKQSPAMIDLVAKTFSLTETEKSLLLEANVGQGLFFAGPNHVAIQIIASYTEDQVITTKPEQLLEQR; the protein is encoded by the coding sequence CTGAATATCGAAGCCTACCTTCAACGCCTCCAAGAAAGAGAGGAGAAGGAGGAGTCTAATGAACTCTTAAAAGCCCAGCTAGCTGGCTACCGTGAATTCATCCATTCTTTCGTGAGCCAAAATCCGATCATGAACAAAACGTTTTTCATGGTGGTTTCTTTCGACCCCGCTCCGGTACAAATTGGTGGCGCCTCCGGGTTAATAGAAAAGATTTTGAGCCCTTTCAAAAAAAAGAAGTTGGATCAAGAAGCGCTTCAAGCCGAAGATATAGAAAAAAACTTCCAGCACAATCTCGACCAACTCAACCAAAGAGTGGAGCGGGTAGCCGGAGGATTAAGCTCTATAGGGTTGCAGACTTTGACTTTGGACAATGAAGCCCTAATTGAGCTCTTCTATAATTTATATAATCCCGAATCTTTTGAAAAAAGAACTCTAGAAATTGCTAAGACTGAATTCAGCGGAAAAACTATCGCTGACGTGATCGCCCCCGCGGCAGCCGAAGTTAATAGTAACTATGTAAAAATTGGAGGGAAATTCGCAAAAACCCTTTTCATTTTTACTTATCCAAGATTCTTGGCGACCGGTTGGTTCGCTCCGATTATTAATATGCCCGACTTGCTGGATATTTCTATCTTCGTACACCCCGTAGACACCGCCCTCGCTTTAAAAAATCTACGCAAAAAAACGGCCCAAATCCAAGCCGAGCTTCAGGAGCAGGAATCCAAAGGAATGGTGCGCAACCCGATGCTGGAAACTGCCTTCCAAGACATTGAATCCTTGCGCGACTCCCTCCAACAAGGCCAAGAACACCTCTTTAATGTAGGCGTGTATATGACTCTTTATGGCGACACCATTGAAGACTTGAATAAACTTGAGTCTAAAATCAGCTATCAACTTGAAAGTAAGCTTATTTATGCCAAACCGGCGACTTTCCAGCAGATTGACGGCATCACCTCTACCTTCCCGCTCGGCACCGACCATCTTCTAATCCACACACCCTTAAACTCCGGGCCAGTTTCTTCATTTTTCCCGTTTGTATCCGCGAACCTGACTTCAGATGAAGGTCTGCTTTACGGCGTGAACCGGAACAATAATACGCTAATTATCTTCGACCGCTTCTCTTTGGAAAACGCCAACCTAGTGGTCTTCGCTAAGTCCGGCGCCGGCAAATCTTATGCCACCAAACTTGAGGCTTTGCGTCTACTGATGACCGGCACCGATGTATTGATTATCGACCCCGAAAACGAGTATGAATCCATGGCAAAAACAGTGGGCGGAAGCTTCTTTAAAATTTCCCTTGCTTCCGACAACCACATCAATCCTTTTGACATCCCGATTGTGCCGGAAGGAGAAAACCCAGCTGATGTATTAAAATCCCACATCGTGAATTTGGCGGGTCTTTTGAAAATTATGTTGGGTGAGATAAATACCGAAGAAGAATCCCTACTCGACCAAGCAATCTCTGAAACCTATGCCGCTTTTGATATCGTAGCCGGAAAAGATTTCTCCAAAGCCACCCCGCCACTTTTGGAAAACCTGCAAACGGTTCTCGAAAATATGCAGGGTGGGCGGAAAATAGCCGAAAGACTGTATCGCTTCACGAAAGGAAGCTACGCCGGCTTTACCAACCACGCCACCAACATTGATATCCGCAACCGATTGATTGTCTTCTCTATCCGCGATTTAGAAGATGAGCTCCGGCCAATTGCTATCTATATTATTTTAAATTTCATCTGGAACCTTATCAGAGCTGAATTAAAGAAGCGGGTAATGATTATTGATGAGGCGTGGTGGATGATGAAATACAAAGATGGCGCGTCATTCTTATTCGGCTTGGTAAAACGCGCCCGTAAATATTTCCTGGGCATCACCACTATTACTCAAGACGTGGAAGATTTCGTGAATTCTCCTTATGGCCGCCCGATTGTGACCAACTCTTCGCTCCAGCTTCTGCTTAAGCAATCTCCCGCTATGATTGACTTGGTCGCCAAAACCTTCAGCCTCACCGAAACCGAAAAGAGCCTCCTTCTGGAAGCCAATGTCGGCCAAGGATTGTTCTTCGCTGGGCCGAATCATGTCGCCATTCAGATTATCGCCTCCTACACCGAAGACCAAGTCATCACCACCAAGCCGGAACAGCTCTTGGAGCAGAGGTAA